AGAGCGTCGTCGGATGCTCGCCGCCGACGATGTCGCTGATCCGCCAGTCGCAACGGCGCGTGACCTCCGCGACCACTGGATCGCGATAGAGGCCGAGAAACGACATGGCGGTGGAGAGAACGCCGGATCGCTCGTTGTCGGATTTGTTGAGCAGCTCGCGCGCGGCACTCGCGACGACAGGGTGGGGGCCGACCTCGCCCAGATGCGCCGTCTTCATCATGGCGCGCAGCGTCGACTCCACCGGGCGCTTCGGGTCGGAAAGGAAGTTCGCCACGCCGGCGAGCGTTTTTTCCGGCTCGGCATAGAGGACATGAAGGATCGCGCCGACGAGAAGCGAGTGGCTGGTTTTTTCCCAGTGATTCCTCTTGTCCAACGACCCTTCGGGATCGACCAGGATGTCAGCGATGTTCTGGACATCGCGCACCTCCCATTCGCCGCGGCGGACCTCGAGCAGCGGATTGTAGGCGGAGGATTTTGGGTTGGTCGGGTCGAACAGCAGTACGCGCCCGTGGCGCGAACGGAAGCCGGATGTGAGCTGCCAGTTCTCGCCCTTGATATCATGCACGATGGCCGAGCCCGGCCATGTCAGAAGTGAGGGCACAACCAATCCGACACCCTTGCCCGATCGCGTCGGCGCAAAGCACAGCACATGCTCCGGCCCGTCATGACGCAGATATTCGCGTTCGTATCGGCCCAGCACCGCACCATCGGGATCGAGCAGACCGGCAGCCTCGATCTCGGGCTTCTCTGCCCAGCGGGCCGAACCATAGGTGGCGACGTTCTTCTGTTCGCGCGCCCGCCAGACCGACATGCCGATAGCTACCGCGATGGCGATGAACCCGCCTGATGCCGCGATGATACCGCCGGTAGCGAAGATACCCGGCGCATAGGCGTCGTAAAAATACCACCACCACATGATGGCTGCCGGAAAGTAGATCGGCACGCCCAACAGCGTGAACCACGGCTCGCCGAGCTGCGCCTGATAGCCGAGGCTCCAGGCGACATACTGCGTCGCGCCCCAGGTGGTGGTGAGGACGATGAGGAACACGATCAGGATCTGTCCCCAGAGGATCTTGGTGCCTGACATGGCGAGGCTCCTTTCTGACGAGCGTTAGAGACCGAGCCCCCGCTTGCGGCCGAAGTCCCAGTCGATGCCGCCGTCGTCGCGGGCGACGCCGGAGACGTGGCGACCGATCTGCTTTTCGAGAGACGGCGACCAGGGAACGAGCTGGAAGCCGAGGCCGTCGTCGATCATGGCGAACCGGCCGGAAGCGAGCGCGAGGCGCTGGCGATAGGAACCGGCGACATATTCGCCGCCGCCGGCTTGGTTGAATGACAGGCCGGTCTCCGCGGCGAGCTTTTCGCCCAGCGCACCGACCTCGCGCTGGCGAAGCGTGTTGAGCAGCCGCCGGGCGAAGACGACACGCCCGCCCTGCCACTCGGCTAGACCCTCACCGATGAGGTGCTCGGCCCGTTGGTCAAGAGCCTGCTGCACCTCGGCGCCGAAGCCGCCTTCCGAGAGGGCTATCGGTTCGCGAGCAACGGCTTGGCGATCGAGCCAGGTCGCACCCGTTGCGTCGACCTGCGCGTGGATATCCAGATCGGAGCGGACGGCGAGCGCGACGCGGCGCTGGCCTTGCGCATCCTCGTAGGCGCGCAGCTCGACGATCGAGCCCGGCGGGCTGTCGCCGGCAGCGTCCATAGGCGGTAGCTTGATGTGATGGGTGCGCCCGTCCACGCCGTCGACCACGGCATAGGCCGTCCCCTTCAGCTCGTCATCGAGACCGCGTTCGAGCAGGCGGCCGACGACGGGCACGTCGAGGCTTTCGCCGGCCAGGACATAGCTCGCCGAGCCGCGCTCGATGCCGCGTTCGGTGAGCGTGTGGTGCATGCGCTTGATGATGTCACCGCGCTCGCCGAGTTCGCGCAGGACACTCTCCCCCTCGGGCCTGATGAACCATTGCGAATGGCCGACCTGTCCGGCGACGCCGAGAATTTCCAGCGTCCGCAGCCGGCCGACCTTCAAGGCGTGGAATTCGTCCGGCTGTCGGTCGGCGCGCGGCGCGAGGTCGATGATGCCGGACTTGCCCGCGTCGCGGACGAGTTGCCGGTCAAGCTGCGTCCAGCGCTCCGTCTCGATCTGGCTCTCGAGGGTGCGGCGGATATCGAGATCGGTGCGCGGTCCCAACTCCTGGGTGATGAGCTCGCGCGCCCGGTCGCGCATGCCCTCCTTGATGTAGTCGCGCGAGATCACGAGGTCCTGGCCGTCGTCCCTCACGCCCCGCACGATCAGGTGGACATGCGGATGCTCGGTGTTCCAGTGATCGACGGCCACCCAGTCGAGCTTCGTGCCGAGATCCTTTTCCATCTGGCCGACGTGATCACGAGTGAAGGATCTGAGATCGGCCATGTCGGGCGCGTCGTCGGGCGAGACGATGAAGCGGAAATGGTGCCGGTCATCACCACAGCGCTCTGCGAAGGCGCGGGCATCCGCATTCTCCGTTCCCGGCCCGAACAGCCGCGCCTTCTCCCCATCACGGGTCACGCCGTCGCGGCGCAGATAATCGAGATGGGTTCCGAGCGGTGCGGACCGGGGGGAGTGGCGGACCACACGCGCCTTCACGACGGCGCCGCGGGTGCGCGACGTGATGAGGCGGTTGGCCTGAATGCTGGCGCGCTGGCCACGCCCGAAGCGTGAGCGATTGCCAGAGGTGACGCGGCCGGAGCGCGAGACGCCGCCGCCTGCCTTCTTCGCTGCGGCGAGCGCCTGCGCAACGAAAGGCCGGCTCTGTTGCGCGCGGGT
This sequence is a window from Ochrobactrum quorumnocens. Protein-coding genes within it:
- a CDS encoding conjugal transfer protein TraG, which translates into the protein MSGTKILWGQILIVFLIVLTTTWGATQYVAWSLGYQAQLGEPWFTLLGVPIYFPAAIMWWWYFYDAYAPGIFATGGIIAASGGFIAIAVAIGMSVWRAREQKNVATYGSARWAEKPEIEAAGLLDPDGAVLGRYEREYLRHDGPEHVLCFAPTRSGKGVGLVVPSLLTWPGSAIVHDIKGENWQLTSGFRSRHGRVLLFDPTNPKSSAYNPLLEVRRGEWEVRDVQNIADILVDPEGSLDKRNHWEKTSHSLLVGAILHVLYAEPEKTLAGVANFLSDPKRPVESTLRAMMKTAHLGEVGPHPVVASAARELLNKSDNERSGVLSTAMSFLGLYRDPVVAEVTRRCDWRISDIVGGEHPTTLYLVVPPSDINRTKPLIRLLLNQIGRRLTEELQAKTGRHRLLLMLDEFPALGRLDFFETALAFMAGYGLKSFLIAQSLNQIEKAYGPNNSILDNCHVRVSFATNDERTARRVSDALGTATEMKAMKNYAGHRLSPWLGHLMVSRSETARQLLTPGEIMQLPPTDEIVMVAGIPPIRAKKARYYEDARFRERLLSPPDLKRPDQVRPDDWSSLPIPARPEALDAQPAGRSDDEDPTESERRLQHELHRVKPVKKKAPIENEFEIEPPDDIDEEAIRNRRMLRQMQGVARQVSLDPNDGMEL
- a CDS encoding relaxase/mobilization nuclease domain-containing protein; amino-acid sequence: MSDDHEFRIRPGRIRSTRAQQSRPFVAQALAAAKKAGGGVSRSGRVTSGNRSRFGRGQRASIQANRLITSRTRGAVVKARVVRHSPRSAPLGTHLDYLRRDGVTRDGEKARLFGPGTENADARAFAERCGDDRHHFRFIVSPDDAPDMADLRSFTRDHVGQMEKDLGTKLDWVAVDHWNTEHPHVHLIVRGVRDDGQDLVISRDYIKEGMRDRARELITQELGPRTDLDIRRTLESQIETERWTQLDRQLVRDAGKSGIIDLAPRADRQPDEFHALKVGRLRTLEILGVAGQVGHSQWFIRPEGESVLRELGERGDIIKRMHHTLTERGIERGSASYVLAGESLDVPVVGRLLERGLDDELKGTAYAVVDGVDGRTHHIKLPPMDAAGDSPPGSIVELRAYEDAQGQRRVALAVRSDLDIHAQVDATGATWLDRQAVAREPIALSEGGFGAEVQQALDQRAEHLIGEGLAEWQGGRVVFARRLLNTLRQREVGALGEKLAAETGLSFNQAGGGEYVAGSYRQRLALASGRFAMIDDGLGFQLVPWSPSLEKQIGRHVSGVARDDGGIDWDFGRKRGLGL